A window from Triticum aestivum cultivar Chinese Spring chromosome 6D, IWGSC CS RefSeq v2.1, whole genome shotgun sequence encodes these proteins:
- the LOC123142443 gene encoding arp2/3 complex-activating protein rickA, whose product MAPVSTVGIKRSAPSDDDEQPSIWCKGSSSHQAHQNTFKGKQVVDPEDHGGDKANKRKRHRCLAIDINAVPHNKDDDDLDNPLHVGSPAAGGRFSQPPHWLLSLVNKKQAQENKILELAEQRLHWATKQLMEEIELKKMQLENEKMQLENIRLQITSDHRRRVVFLRSPIGEKKEKLPHPAPNLTSPDPIWPLPQTASRHRRLPPRPAPPPGPGHLQRRGHPPPGTPHAAVVAPTAASPARKPSQCSGHHLHPPVQPPAPATRTTAPQLHRPPDSWIHWHRRRRPNLRLPLSPASSPDHLAAARRRLRSSPAFLPCFHRGGGLRLPSTATATCPRAPPRPAHVSRCLNTFTAPHSRGMSPGAVVGVLNRLHYLLLAPCRWIQGTVWCAISFLDGAPSRPPSARSSASRPPPRLPCVLTTSAASPPTPSECALSKA is encoded by the exons ATGGCCCCTGTCTCCACCGTTGGCATCAAGCGCTCCGCACCGAGCGACGACGACGAGCAGCCTAGTATCTGGTGCAAGGGGTCATCGTCGCACCAGGCACACCAGAACACTTTCAAGGGCAAGCAAGTAGTCGACCCTGAAGACCACGGTGGTGACAAAGCTAACAAGCGGAAGCGGCACCGGTGTCTTGCCATCGACATCAATGCGGTGCCCCACAACAAAGACGACGACGACCTCGACAACCCTCTTCATGTCGGGTCCCCCGCTGCAGGTGGTAGGTTCTCCCAGCCACCGCACTGGCTGCTCTCACTCGTGAACAAGAAGCAAGCACAGGAGAACAAGATACTGGAGCTTGCAGAGCAGCGCTTACACTGGGCCACAAAGCAGCTGATGGAGGAAATAGAGCTCAAGAAGATGCAGTTGGAGAATGAGAAGATGCAGCTGGAGAACATCAGGCTCCAG ATCACGTCAGACCATAGAAGGCGCGTGGTGTTCCTGAGATCCCCGATcggtgaaaaaaaagaaaaactgccCCACCCCGCCCCTAACCTAACCTCCCCCGATCCCATCTGGCCCCTCCCCCAAACTGCatcgcgccaccgccgcctccctccccgccccgcgccgccgccgggcccCGGCCACCTACAACGTCGCGGCCACCCCCCACCAGGAACCCCCcacgccgccgtcgtcgcccccaccgccgcctcccccgccaGGAAGCCAAGCCAGTGCAGCGGCCACCACCTCCACCCGCCGGTGCAGCCACCGGCCCCGGCCACGCGCACCACCGCGCCCCAGCTCCACCGGCCCCCTGACTCCTGGATCCACTGGCACCGGCGCCGTCGCCCCAACCTCCGTCTTCCActgtcgccggcctcctccccggaccacctcgccgccgcgcgccgccgactCAGATCGTCGCCGGCCTTCCTCCCCTGCTTCCACCGCGGAGGTGGCCTCCGTTTGCCGTCAACCGCCACCGCGACCTGCCCCAGGGCGCCCCCGCGACCTGCCCATGTCTCCAGGTGCCTCAACACCTTCACAGCGCCTCACTCCCGCGGCATGTCTCCAG GAGCGGTCGTCGGAGTCCTTAATCGCTTGCACTACTTGCTTTTAGCACCTTGTCGATGGATACAAGGCACTGTGTGGTGTGCGATCTCATTTTTGGATGGGGCGCCGTCGCGACCACCATCTGCCCGGAGCTCCGCATCCCGTCCGCCGCCGCGTCTGCCTTGCGTCCTCACGACCTCCGCGGCCAGTCCACCAACGCCCTCCGAGTGTGCCCTGAGCAAGGCGTAG